From the Cryptomeria japonica unplaced genomic scaffold, Sugi_1.0 HiC_scaffold_57, whole genome shotgun sequence genome, one window contains:
- the LOC131038293 gene encoding LRR receptor-like serine/threonine-protein kinase FLS2, which produces MAPLLLFPFVFSIFSISTFPHYLNNISQEQQYLLLQFKAAIWNNNDNLQPNWTPLRPLCNWTGVTCDRSSQSVVTLNLSSMNLHGIISPILGNLSSLRSLDLSKNALAGNIPSQLGRLPHLQVLWLYSNQLQGTIPPSLSACRNLYDLRLSFNQLHGSIPPELSLLTNLKILYLGINNLTGSIPSSLGNLSALVELDLGINNLRGTIPPTLSTCRGLHDLRLTFNQLHSSIPHELSLLTSLEILYLGANNFTGTIPRSLANLSSLVELELAKNDLSGIIPHELGMLPHLQFLNLWGNKLSGTIPSSLGNLSALTVLDLTRNHLQGTIPPTLSACRGLKILHLGANNLSGTIPPELGMLTHLEALYLNKNKLSGTIPNSLGNLSALKNLSLSENNLQGSIPW; this is translated from the coding sequence ATGGCTCCTCTATTGTTATTCCCTTTTGTGTTTTCCATTTTTTCAATCTCCACTTTTCCTCACTATCTCAATAATATCTCTCAAGAACAACAATATTTGCTCTTGCAATTCAAAGCCGCCATTTGGAATAACAATGACAATTTACAGCCCAACTGGACGCCCCTTCGGCCCCTCTGCAATTGGACTGGCGTCACCTGCGATCGTTCTTCTCAGTCTGTCGTCACCCTCAATTTATCGAGCATGAACTTACACGGCATAATCTCTCCTATCCTAGGGAATCTCTCCTCTCTTCGATCCCTTGACCTCTCCAAAAATGCCCTCGCTGGTAACATTCCATCTCAACTCGGCCGACTTCCCCATCTGCAGGTACTCTGGCTCTATAGCAATCAATTGCAAGGAACCATTCCGCCCTCTCTCTCCGCTTGCCGCAATTTGTATGACCTCAGACTTTCCTTTAACCAACTGCATGGCAGCATTCCGCCCGAGCTTAGTCTCCTCACAAATTTGAAGATCCTCTACTTGGGAATAAACAATCTCACCGGTTCCATTCCCAGTTCTTTAGGAAATCTGTCTGCGTTGGTTGAATTGGATTTGGGAATAAATAATCTCAGAGGCACCATTCCGCCCACTCTGTCCACTTGCCGCGGTTTGCATGACCTGAGACTCACTTTTAACCAACTGCATAGCAGCATTCCGCACGAGTTGAGTCTCCTAACGAGTTTGGAGATCCTTTACTTGGGAGCAAACAATTTCACTGGTACCATTCCCCGTTCTTTAGCAAATCTATCCTCTTTGGTTGAATTGGAATTGGCAAAAAATGATCTCAGTGGTATTATTCCTCATGAACTGGGCATGCTCCCTCACCTTCAGTTTCTTAACCTTTGGGGAAATAAGTTATCTGGCACCATTCCTAGTTCTTTAGGAAATCTGTCTGCCTTGACTGTTTTAGATTTGACGAGAAACCATCTACAGGGCACAATTCCACCCACTCTCTCCGCTTGCCGCGGTTTGAAGATCCTTCATCTGGGAGCAAACAATCTCTCCGGAACCATTCCTCCTGAATTGGGCATGCTCACTCACCTTGAGGCTCTCTACCTTAATAAAAACAAGTTATCCGGCACCATTCCTAATTCCTTAGGAAATCTGTCTGCCTTGAAGAATTTAAGTTTGTCAGAAAACAATCTCCAAGGCTCCATTCCCTGGTGA